From one Silurus meridionalis isolate SWU-2019-XX chromosome 23, ASM1480568v1, whole genome shotgun sequence genomic stretch:
- the znf410 gene encoding zinc finger protein 410 encodes MLSDELDSKPELLVEFVQNASIPLGQGLEESDSKTQCLTLLPSSDNSLCSQLDLPESALSHATSPSLSDFGPEQSPLVVQLQSHSPAPTPPAILQDFQQPDSTSYVLLNLAKGLAASTEPLVFVQDDVDEAEEEISAGECTDGSAPWYLRVQELAHDSLIAATRAELAKEARASSNSDLLLSCQSEVPKKETPPRNTRASAEKILRCPYENCQRTFTYPAHLKYHLKTHRNDRTFRCGAEGCGKSFYVLQRLQVHMRTHNGEKPFICNEKNCGKKFTTAGNLKNHKRTHTGEKPFLCEVDNCGRCFAEYSSLRKHMLVHSGEKPHQCSICGKLFSQSGSRNVHMRKRHGEDSLAHESRETGEALTHSSLLEADGVTTDSMVTMTTVEPVNLHHAMLRAQGPADPIVVLSPPHDLVNITAGAHSYGEDVVALL; translated from the exons ATGCTTTCTGATGAGCTTGATTCCAAACCTGAG ctGCTGGTTGAGTTTGTGCAGAACGCCTCCATACCCTTGGGTCAGGGTTTGGAGGAATCGGATTCCAAAACCCAGTGTCTAACACTTCTTCCCTCCTCCGATAATTCTTTATGCAGCCAGTTAGACCTTCCAG AGAGTGCCCTTAGCCATGCAACCTCCCCGTCACTGTCAGATTTTGGACCAGAACAAAGCCCCCTGGTAGTGCAGCTCCAGTCTCACTCTCCAGCACCGACCCCACCTGCAATTCTGCAAGACTTCCAGCAACCAGACAGCACCTCATATGTTCTTCTCAACCTTGCCAAAG GGCTGGCAGCCTCGACAGAGCCCCTGGTGTTTGTGCAGGATGACGTGGATGAGGCAGAAGAGGAAATTTCAGCAGGGGAGTGTACAGACGGAAGTGCGCCATGGTACCTGCGGGTGCAAGAGCTTGCCCACGACAGCCTGATTGCTGCCACTCGGGCCGAGCTGGCAAAGGAAGCCAGGGCTAGTAGCAACA GTGACCTGCTACTTAGCTGCCAGTCAGAGGTGCCCAAAAAGGAGACTCCACCACGAAATACTCGTGCATCTGCAGAGAAGATTCTCAGGTGTCCTTATGAGAACTGCCAACGGACTTTTACCTATCCTGCTCATCTGAAATACCATCTGAAAACACATCG GAATGACCGCACTTTCCGCTGTGGCGCTGAAGGCTGTGGGAAGAGCTTTTATGTACTGCAGAGACTGCAGGTCCACATGAGGACACACAACGGTGAGAAGCCGTTCATCTGTAACGAGAAGAACTGCGGCAAGAAGTTTACCACAGCTGGTAACCTGAAGAATCACAAACGTACACATACTG GGGAGAAGCCCTTCCTCTGTGAAGTAGACAACTGTGGGCGTTGTTTTGCAGAGTACTCAAGTCTCCGTAAACACATGTTGGTTCACTCTG GGGAGAAGCCCCATCAGTGCTCCATATGTGGGAAACTGTTCTCTCAGAGCGGCAGCAGAAACGTTCACATGAGGAAACGACACGGAGAGGACTCACTCGCACATGAAAGCAGAGAAACAG GCGAGGCGCTGACTCATAGCAGCTTGCTAGAGGCTGATGGTGTCACCACTGACTCCATGGTAACTATGACGACTGTGGAGCCAGTTAATCTTCATCATGCGATGCTGAGGGCACAAG GTCCTGCAGATCCCATAGTGGTTCTGTCTCCACCTCATGACTTGGTCAACATTACAGCTGGAGCGCACAGTTATGGGGAGGATGTGGTGGCATTGCTCTAG
- the pgfa gene encoding vascular endothelial growth factor A isoform X1 has product MFSLVRLAQILATLFLHIPLTEVSDTKSMAHSKVILFHDVWARSVCHPLERLVEVDQEYPGIVEYIISPRCVPLHRCAGCCNDELLQCTPTLTHNITIQLLKISPAQMTGQYAEFSFLEHHSCECRPKQNIIKSKSRQWLSRPYRGRKEKKGKGKTKHGSRYHNHFS; this is encoded by the exons ATGTTCAGTTTGGTCAGACTAGCACAGATCTTAGCCACACTTTTTCTCCACATTCCACTGACAGAG GTCTCGGACACTAAAAGCATGGCCCACTccaaag TGATATTGTTTCATGATGTGTGGGCTCGGAGTGTGTGTCACCCCCTGGAGAGGCTGGTGGAGGTAGACCAGGAGTATCCCGGGATTGTGGAGTACATCATCAGTCCTCGCTGTGTGCCTCTTCATCGCTGTGCTGGCTGTTGTAATGATGAACTATTACAATGCACTCCTACCCTTACTCACAACATCACAATACAG CTGTTAAAAATAAGCCCAGCACAGATGACGGGGCAGTATGCAGAATTTTcatttttggagcaccactcctGCGAGTGCAG ACCCAAACAGAATATTATCAAATCTAAGAG CAGGCAGTGGCTAAGTAGGCCATACAggggaagaaaagagaagaaagggaaaGGGAAAACAAAACATGGTAGCAG gTATCATAATCACTTCAGCTAA
- the cipcb gene encoding CLOCK-interacting pacemaker, translating into MSMKEDGLITNMGKSKTKRMEKSKPDTERDSGFSDASSEHLSVVEQTDTEDAGQPVMQAVSGTRSQTSQLAVIGGSFQSLSPMIIMNNVLLKQPSRDNPPSVKSWGFSPAVEVVQQPQVVFLQPVISQRTASEPKGPQSKRRKHKKYLPILKSYPKIAPHPGDSSCTSRSSSSTITASVKSSSSSSSCWDPPDKDQQQAEQTSSSGSFTLNHTTPTRQHLESPQPHTPLTDSTTGSCPGVKKPTAERLEPATEPTDICDKTLQTRPQAALEDDVCQNTDSDTSEKRKRFCNTYNVLSKSGLLDITLRTKELIRQNRRTQVELDQLREHTNLFMEALQTGDLCIWSKLQLSMQEESEKEKTVNTGSETQNDHMK; encoded by the exons ATGAGCATGAAGGAAGACGGACTCATAACCAATATGGGAAAGTCTAAAACAAAGAGAATGGAGAAGTCCAAACCAGATACTGAAAGGGACTCTGGCTTCTCGG aTGCTAGTTCTGAGCATCTGAGTGTGGTTGAGCAGACAGATACAGAGGATGCAGGGCAACCCGTAATGCAAGCTGTGTCAGGCACCAGGTCCCAAACATCTCAGCTGGCTGTAATAGGAGGATCTTTTCAAAGTCTGTCACCGATGATCATCATGAATAATGTTCTTCTTAAGCAG CCGAGTCGAGATAACCCTCCCTCTGTAAAGTCATGGGGCTTCAGTCCAGCTGTTGAGGTGGTTCAGCAACCCCAAGTAGTCTTCCTCCAACCAGTTATCTCGCAAAGAACTGCTTCAGAACCAAAAGGACCACAGAGTAAACGCCGTAAGCACAAGAAGTACCTCCCCATCTTGAAATCCTATCCAAAAATTGCCCCCCACCCAGGGGACAGTAGCTGCACCAGTAGAAGCAGCAGCTCCACTATTACTGCATCAGTGAAAAGTTCTTCTTCGTCTTCCAGCTGTTGGGATCCTCCTGATAAAGACCAGCAGCAAGCTGAACAAACTAGTTCTTCTGGctccttcactctaaaccacactacaccaaCTAGGCAGCATCTAGAATCACCTCAGCCCCATACACCACTCACTGATTCTACCACTGGCAGTTGTCCTGGTGTGAAAAAGCCCACAGCTGAAAGACTGGAGCCTGCAACAGAACCCACAGACATTTGTGATAAGACATTACAGACTCGACCACAAGCTGCCTTGGAAGATGACGTGTGCCAGAACACGGACTCCGACACCAGTGAGAAGAGGAAGCGTTTTTGCAACACCTATAACGTTCTAAGTAAATCAGGGCTGCTGGACATCACACTGCGCACTAAAGAGTTAATACGACAGAATCGGCGTACTCAGGTCGAGCTGGATCAACTCCGTGAGCACACGAACTTGTTTATGGAGGCCCTACAGACAGGAGATTTGTGTATCTGGAGCAAACTGCAGTTGAGTATGCAGGAGGAAAGTGAGAAGGAGAAGACTGTGAATACTGGATCAGAGACACAAAATGATCATATGAAATAG
- the pgfa gene encoding vascular endothelial growth factor A isoform X2, whose protein sequence is MFSLVRLAQILATLFLHIPLTEVSDTKSMAHSKVILFHDVWARSVCHPLERLVEVDQEYPGIVEYIISPRCVPLHRCAGCCNDELLQCTPTLTHNITIQLLKISPAQMTGQYAEFSFLEHHSCECRPKQNIIKSKRQWLSRPYRGRKEKKGKGKTKHGSRYHNHFS, encoded by the exons ATGTTCAGTTTGGTCAGACTAGCACAGATCTTAGCCACACTTTTTCTCCACATTCCACTGACAGAG GTCTCGGACACTAAAAGCATGGCCCACTccaaag TGATATTGTTTCATGATGTGTGGGCTCGGAGTGTGTGTCACCCCCTGGAGAGGCTGGTGGAGGTAGACCAGGAGTATCCCGGGATTGTGGAGTACATCATCAGTCCTCGCTGTGTGCCTCTTCATCGCTGTGCTGGCTGTTGTAATGATGAACTATTACAATGCACTCCTACCCTTACTCACAACATCACAATACAG CTGTTAAAAATAAGCCCAGCACAGATGACGGGGCAGTATGCAGAATTTTcatttttggagcaccactcctGCGAGTGCAG ACCCAAACAGAATATTATCAAATCTAAGAG GCAGTGGCTAAGTAGGCCATACAggggaagaaaagagaagaaagggaaaGGGAAAACAAAACATGGTAGCAG gTATCATAATCACTTCAGCTAA
- the actr10 gene encoding actin-related protein 10 encodes MPLFEVLGSGGEKTAVVIDLGAAYTKCGFAGETAPRFIIPSEIQRPGLQQPIKVVQYNINTEELYTNLKEFIHTLYFRHLLVNPRDRRVVIIESILCPSHFRETLSRVFFKHFEVPSVLFAPSHLMSIMTLGANSALVMDCGYTETLVLPVYEGIPILSAWEALPMGGKAIHKELDCLLMEQCTVDTDSSTSQSLPTVLGTITEEVVEDIKVRTCFVSDLQRGLKIQEAKFNMDGTAERPAPPPDVDYPLDGMKILHIKGSIRDSVAEMLFEQDNEEKSIASLVLDTLVKCPIDTRKVLSENLMVIGGTAMLPGFLHRLLAEIRLLAEKPKYSDALASKSFRIHSPPAKPNCTAWLGGAIFGALQDILGSRSVSRDYYNQTGRIPDWCSLTSPPLESLYDVGKTGPPLMKRAFSTEK; translated from the exons atgcctctGTTTGAGGTTTTGGGGAGCGGAGGAGAGAAAACAGCTGTTGTCATTGATTTGGGAGCTGCATATACAAA ATGCGGCTTTGCTGGCGAGACTGCGCCGAGGTTTATCATTCCTAGTGAGATCCAGCGTCCTGGCCTCCAGCAG CCTATTAAGGTGGTGCAGTACAACATAAACACAGAGGAGCTGTACACCAACTTAAAGGAATTCATTCACACATTGTACTTCCG GCATTTGCTTGTGAATCCACGTGACAGAAGAGTGGTTATTATTGAGTCTATCCTCTGCCCTTCGCACTTCAGGGAAACCCTGTCACGGgtcttttttaaacactttgag GTTCCATCAGTGCTTTTTGCCCCCAGTCATCTAATGTCCATCATGACTTTAGGTGCCAACTCTGCTCTCGTCATGGACTGTGGATATACTGAAACCCTGGTGCTGCCC GTTTATGAAGGAATTCCAATTCTGTCTGCATGGGAGGCCTTGCCAATGGGGGGAAAAGCCATTCACAA AGAGTTGGACTGTCTGCTGATGGAGCAGTGCACTGTGGACACGGACTCGAGCACCAGCCAGAGTTTACCAACTGTTTTAG GCACCATTACAGAAGAGGTTGTAGAGGATATCAAAG TTAGGACATGTTTTGTCAGTGATTTGCAGAGAGGCCTGAAAATCCAGGAAGCCAAGTTCAACATGGATGGAACTGCAGAG AGACCTGCTCCTCCACCTGATGTAGATTATCCATTGGATGGAATGAAGATCCTTCACATTAAAGGGTCGATCAG agaCTCTGTTGCTGAGATGCTGTTTGAACAGGACAATGAAGAAAAATCTATTGCTTCACTAGTGCTCGATACTCTAGTTAAG TGCCCCATCGACACACGTAAGGTTTTATCTGAGAACTTGATGGTAATCGGTGGCACAGCCATGCTACCTGGCTTCCTTCACCGCCTCTTGGCTGAAATACGTTTGCTCGCAGAAAAACCCAAATACAGTGACGCTCTCGCCTCCAAGAGCTTTCGCATTCACAGTCCACCGGCCAAACCCAACTGCACTGCCTGGCTTGGGG GGGCCATATTTGGAGCATTGCAGGACATCCTGGGTAGTCGCTCTGTGTCCAGGGACTACTACAATCAAACAGGACGCATTCCTGACTGGTGCAGTCTCACTAGTCCTCCACTGGAGTCACTGTATGATGTTGGAAAAACAGGCCCTCCACTTATGAAGAGGGctttctccacagagaaatAA